A window of Psychroflexus sp. ALD_RP9 contains these coding sequences:
- a CDS encoding CTD-interacting factor — translation MVHVIKSKDLVCEYQNWKYSQTIIQAICETLKNKFDGAQLKAGLENSLINSLQANEAFDIYHTFKKLNIKNLIDGFKYTEIKPSKVEFESILDIIKITKKDARNTNEISISADDNSLKIEDFKLSRNQYVDKAINYVSKKYDLIKAYESTLIAALRYASIYAKTRHIGPPQDVYDLFFNWGIRNEGFASPFNARLLGKDDCKFYSLFKETDLIFGSEGSFFNQDKPKNPGHWSLDPPFTSEIIELTETKLEKWIKLYPDISFLLIIPASYQLKIKPSETIKLSKNIHSYEGLEGVKKKLPLDVNIHRFGEIEKFSVEAIKNAYT, via the coding sequence ATGGTTCACGTAATTAAGAGCAAGGATTTAGTATGCGAATATCAAAATTGGAAGTATAGTCAAACAATCATTCAGGCAATTTGTGAAACACTAAAAAACAAGTTTGATGGCGCCCAGCTAAAAGCCGGACTAGAAAATTCGTTAATCAACTCTTTACAAGCAAATGAAGCCTTTGATATATATCACACTTTTAAGAAACTAAATATTAAAAACCTTATTGATGGTTTTAAATATACTGAAATTAAACCATCTAAAGTAGAATTTGAGAGCATCTTAGATATAATAAAAATCACTAAAAAAGATGCAAGAAACACAAATGAGATAAGCATTTCAGCTGATGATAATTCTTTAAAAATAGAAGATTTTAAGCTATCGAGAAACCAATATGTTGATAAGGCTATTAATTATGTCTCTAAAAAATACGATCTTATTAAAGCTTACGAGTCTACGTTAATAGCAGCATTGAGATATGCCTCAATTTATGCTAAGACCAGACATATTGGTCCACCACAAGATGTTTATGACTTATTTTTTAATTGGGGAATTAGAAATGAGGGTTTTGCATCTCCTTTTAATGCCAGACTTTTAGGAAAAGATGACTGTAAATTTTATAGCTTATTTAAAGAAACTGATCTCATTTTTGGTAGCGAAGGAAGTTTTTTTAATCAAGATAAGCCTAAAAACCCTGGACATTGGAGTTTAGATCCGCCATTCACTTCTGAAATTATAGAATTAACAGAGACTAAACTTGAAAAATGGATTAAACTGTATCCAGATATAAGTTTTTTATTAATTATACCAGCCTCCTACCAGCTCAAAATAAAGCCTAGTGAAACTATCAAGTTATCAAAAAACATTCATTCTTATGAAGGCTTAGAAGGTGTTAAAAAGAAGTTACCGCTAGATGTAAACATTCATCGTTTTGGTGAAATTGAAAAATTCTCTGTAGAAGCTATTAAAAATGCTTACACTTAA
- a CDS encoding threonine aldolase family protein, translating into MQVDLRSDTVTKPTHAMMQAMMKTEVGDDVYKEDPTVNKLEDYVANLFGMDEALYFPTGSMANQTAIKLHTQPGEQLICDKWAHVYNYEGGGASFNSGVSCKLLDGNRGIITAKQVEAGINAPDFYHSPLTSLVCLENTTNKGGGACYDLEEIKKIREVCNQHNLGLHLDGARLMNAIVAKQHEPKIYGELFDTISICLSKGLGAPMGTVLVGDSRIMKNAIRVRKVLGGGMRQVGFAAAAGLYALENHLEQLKVDHQKAKELETCLNEQSYIASVENVETNIIIFYLNSDSISEHDFLNHLDQHSVRISNMGEGKMRMVTHLDYTNAQHDYVRHLLDNI; encoded by the coding sequence ATGCAAGTCGATTTAAGAAGTGATACGGTTACAAAACCAACTCATGCTATGATGCAAGCGATGATGAAGACTGAAGTTGGTGATGATGTTTACAAAGAAGATCCTACAGTTAATAAGCTTGAGGATTATGTGGCTAACTTATTTGGTATGGATGAGGCTTTGTATTTTCCGACAGGAAGTATGGCTAACCAAACCGCAATTAAGTTGCATACCCAACCTGGTGAACAACTGATTTGCGATAAATGGGCGCATGTATATAATTATGAAGGTGGTGGTGCATCTTTTAATAGTGGTGTTAGTTGTAAGCTACTTGATGGTAATCGCGGTATTATTACTGCCAAACAAGTTGAAGCAGGAATCAATGCTCCAGATTTTTACCATAGTCCTTTAACTTCTTTAGTTTGTTTAGAAAATACAACTAATAAAGGTGGCGGTGCTTGTTATGATCTAGAGGAAATTAAAAAGATTAGAGAAGTATGCAATCAGCACAATTTAGGTTTGCATTTAGACGGTGCAAGATTAATGAATGCTATTGTGGCTAAACAACATGAACCTAAAATTTATGGTGAATTATTTGATACGATATCAATTTGTTTGTCAAAAGGTTTAGGAGCACCTATGGGAACTGTTTTAGTTGGTGATTCTAGAATAATGAAAAATGCTATTCGAGTAAGAAAGGTTTTAGGTGGTGGTATGCGTCAGGTTGGCTTTGCAGCTGCTGCTGGTCTTTATGCTTTAGAAAATCATTTAGAGCAACTGAAAGTCGATCATCAGAAAGCAAAAGAACTAGAGACTTGCTTAAACGAACAAAGTTATATAGCTTCAGTTGAAAATGTAGAAACGAATATAATTATTTTTTATTTGAATTCTGATTCAATTTCAGAACACGATTTTTTAAATCATTTAGATCAACATTCAGTTAGAATCAGTAATATGGGTGAAGGTAAAATGCGAATGGTGACGCATTTAGATTACACAAATGCCCAACATGATTATGTTAGGCATTTATTAGATAACATCTAA
- the prfB gene encoding peptide chain release factor 2 (programmed frameshift), whose amino-acid sequence MINQDTLKSLQKRLTALKQYLDLDAKAIKISNEEEKTFAPDFWDQPREAQIIMQEINKEKQWIKDFNHAKTLVEETETLYEFFKEDEVTETEVETAYAKAIASIEDLEFKNMLSDESDELTAVLQITAGAGGTESCDWAEMLMRMYIMWAERKGFKIKELNNQSGDVAGIKTVTLEIEGDYAFGWLKGENGVHRLVRISPFDSNAKRHTSFASVYVYPLVDDRIEIDINPADIKWDFARSSGAGGQNVNKVETKAILTHHPSGIIIHNSETRSQLENREKAMQMLKSQLYEIELQKQLSARNEIESEKKSIEWGSQIRNYVMHPYKLVKDVRTNYETGNVDAVMNGNIDEFLKAYLMAEGQKTEQTEEL is encoded by the exons ATGATTAATCAAGACACACTCAAATCATTACAAAAAAGATTAACCGCTCTAAAACAGTATCTT GACTTAGATGCTAAAGCCATAAAAATTTCAAATGAAGAGGAAAAAACCTTTGCGCCTGATTTTTGGGATCAACCACGTGAAGCCCAAATTATCATGCAAGAAATCAATAAGGAAAAACAGTGGATAAAAGATTTTAACCACGCCAAAACTTTAGTTGAAGAAACCGAAACTCTTTACGAATTTTTTAAAGAAGACGAAGTAACCGAAACTGAAGTTGAAACTGCCTACGCTAAAGCAATTGCCTCAATTGAAGATTTAGAATTTAAAAACATGCTTTCAGATGAAAGTGACGAGCTAACAGCTGTTCTACAAATTACTGCTGGTGCTGGTGGTACCGAAAGTTGCGATTGGGCTGAAATGCTTATGCGAATGTATATCATGTGGGCTGAACGAAAAGGCTTTAAAATAAAAGAACTCAACAACCAATCTGGAGATGTTGCAGGCATAAAAACAGTAACATTAGAAATTGAAGGCGATTATGCTTTTGGTTGGCTTAAAGGTGAAAATGGTGTACACCGATTAGTTAGAATTTCTCCTTTTGACAGTAACGCTAAACGTCACACTTCTTTTGCTTCGGTTTACGTCTATCCCTTAGTTGATGACCGCATAGAAATAGATATTAACCCTGCAGATATAAAATGGGATTTTGCGCGTTCGAGTGGTGCTGGTGGCCAAAATGTAAACAAAGTAGAAACCAAAGCCATTTTAACACATCACCCAAGCGGTATAATTATACATAATTCTGAGACTCGCTCGCAGTTAGAAAACCGTGAAAAAGCAATGCAAATGCTTAAATCTCAACTTTATGAGATTGAATTACAAAAGCAGTTATCAGCCCGAAATGAAATTGAATCTGAGAAAAAAAGTATTGAATGGGGTTCTCAAATTAGAAATTATGTGATGCATCCTTACAAACTCGTTAAAGATGTTAGAACAAACTATGAAACAGGCAATGTTGATGCCGTAATGAACGGAAACATTGATGAATTTTTAAAAGCTTACCTTATGGCAGAAGGACAAAAAACGGAACAAACAGAAGAATTATGA
- the arsC gene encoding arsenate reductase (glutaredoxin) (This arsenate reductase requires both glutathione and glutaredoxin to convert arsenate to arsenite, after which the efflux transporter formed by ArsA and ArsB can extrude the arsenite from the cell, providing resistance.) gives MIKIYHNPRCKKSREGLQILEEAKVEFEIIKYLDEAPSVTEIESILKKLNKRPIEVVRTNEKIWKENFKGKDLSDQDIIKAMHSFPKLIERPIVINNQKAVIGRPPEQIKSII, from the coding sequence ATGATAAAAATTTACCACAACCCAAGATGTAAAAAATCTCGTGAAGGTTTACAAATATTAGAGGAAGCTAAGGTTGAGTTTGAAATTATTAAGTATTTAGATGAAGCTCCTTCAGTAACAGAAATTGAATCAATTTTAAAAAAGCTAAATAAGAGACCAATTGAAGTGGTTAGAACCAATGAAAAAATATGGAAAGAAAATTTTAAAGGGAAAGATTTAAGTGATCAGGATATTATCAAAGCAATGCATTCATTCCCTAAATTAATTGAACGACCAATCGTTATTAACAATCAAAAAGCAGTAATTGGTAGACCACCAGAACAAATTAAATCAATAATTTAA
- the fumC gene encoding class II fumarate hydratase — translation MSYRIEKDTIGEVKVPENKLWGAQTERSRNNFKIGRAASMPLEIIYGFAYLKKAAAYTNADAGVLSIEKRDLIAQVCDEILEGKHDEEFPLVIWQTGSGTQSNMNVNEVIANRVHQIQGHKLGEGEKTIAPNDDVNKSQSSNDTFPTGMHIAIYKKIVEVTLPGIQQLRNQLEVKSKAFADVVKIGRTHFMDATPLTLGQEFSGYVSQLDHGLRALENTLPHLLELALGGTAVGTGLNTPKNYAENVAKYIADFTGYPFVSAENKFEALAAHDALVETHGALKQLAVSLNKIGNDIRMLSSGPRSGIGEINIPANEPGSSIMPGKVNPTQCEALTMVCSQVIGNDVAVTTGGMQGQFELNVFKPVMAANVLESAELLGDASVSFDVNCVRGIEPNQARIDEHLRNSLMLVTALNTKIGYYKAAEIANTAHKNGTTLKEEAVNLGYTTAEEFDEWVKPEDMTNSK, via the coding sequence ATGTCATACAGAATTGAAAAAGATACAATTGGCGAGGTTAAAGTTCCTGAAAATAAACTTTGGGGAGCACAAACAGAACGTTCTAGAAATAATTTTAAAATAGGAAGAGCCGCATCGATGCCTCTAGAAATTATATATGGTTTTGCTTATTTAAAAAAAGCAGCCGCTTACACTAATGCCGATGCTGGCGTTTTGTCTATAGAAAAACGTGATTTAATCGCTCAGGTATGTGATGAAATTCTTGAAGGTAAACATGACGAAGAATTTCCGCTAGTTATTTGGCAAACTGGTTCAGGTACCCAAAGCAATATGAATGTAAATGAAGTTATTGCTAATCGCGTTCATCAGATTCAAGGACACAAACTTGGCGAAGGTGAAAAGACCATTGCGCCAAATGATGACGTCAATAAATCTCAATCATCGAATGATACATTTCCTACAGGAATGCATATTGCGATATACAAGAAGATCGTTGAAGTTACTTTACCAGGAATTCAACAGTTAAGAAATCAATTAGAAGTTAAATCAAAAGCTTTTGCCGATGTAGTTAAAATTGGCCGTACGCATTTTATGGATGCTACTCCTTTAACTTTAGGTCAAGAATTTAGCGGTTATGTTTCTCAACTTGATCATGGTTTAAGAGCTCTTGAAAATACTTTACCTCACTTACTTGAACTAGCTTTAGGCGGTACAGCAGTTGGTACAGGCTTAAATACACCAAAAAATTATGCAGAAAATGTAGCAAAATATATTGCTGACTTTACTGGATATCCTTTTGTATCAGCTGAAAATAAATTTGAAGCACTTGCTGCTCATGATGCATTGGTAGAAACTCATGGTGCTTTAAAACAGCTAGCCGTTTCTTTAAACAAAATCGGTAATGATATTAGGATGCTATCATCTGGTCCTAGAAGTGGCATTGGTGAGATCAACATTCCTGCCAATGAGCCTGGTTCATCTATAATGCCTGGTAAAGTTAATCCTACACAATGTGAAGCTTTAACGATGGTTTGCAGTCAAGTTATTGGTAATGATGTTGCTGTAACTACTGGCGGTATGCAAGGTCAATTTGAGTTGAATGTATTTAAACCAGTTATGGCTGCTAATGTTTTAGAATCTGCTGAATTACTTGGCGATGCTTCGGTTTCTTTTGATGTTAACTGCGTAAGAGGTATAGAACCTAATCAAGCACGAATAGACGAACATCTAAGAAATTCGTTGATGTTAGTCACAGCTTTGAATACTAAAATAGGATATTACAAGGCTGCTGAAATTGCCAATACTGCTCATAAAAACGGTACCACTTTAAAAGAAGAAGCTGTTAATTTAGGCTATACAACAGCTGAAGAATTTGATGAATGGGTTAAACCTGAAGATATGACAAACTCAAAATAA